Proteins from one Prinia subflava isolate CZ2003 ecotype Zambia chromosome 4, Cam_Psub_1.2, whole genome shotgun sequence genomic window:
- the LOC134549383 gene encoding secreted frizzled-related protein 2-like has product MLLTAKIFVFAVNGFLGVATGLDIGLSTKCVVIPKEMGMCHKIGYSEMRLPNLMGHTSMAEVILKSSTWQHLVHTECHPHVRTFLCSLFAPVCLDTFIHPCRSMCVAVRASCAPVLLCRGHPWPASLDCERFPGDEDMCLAPLAKDHKYLHKVLPKPTCQTCPAVEEFFTHKRVLEVFCDSNFAVKVKLSKKSTAFEDQEYNIECQVEFITQGSLLPYEAQSMIQQWLLINEKCIERMTPTHRPMVYLLVGNVEEGIVLVKQIYRWQRKDSQLTLATQKWRYHKCL; this is encoded by the exons ATGTTATtgactgcaaaaatatttgtttttgcCGTGAATGGTTTCCTAGGAGTGGCAACAGGCTTGGACATTGGATTATCCACGAAATGCGTCGTGATACCCAAGGAGATGGGCATGTGCCACAAGATTGGATACTCTGAAATGAGACTTCCCAACCTGATGGGACACACAAGCATGGCAGAGGTTATCCTAAAATCCAGCACCTGGCAGCACCTTGTACACACGGAGTGTCACCCTCACGTGAGGACGTTCCTGTGCTCCCTGTTTGCACCCGTCTGTTTAGATAC GTtcatccatccctgcaggagcatGTGTGTGGCTGTCCGTGCCAGCTGCGCCCCCGTGCTGCTCTGCCGCGGGCACCCCTGGCCCGCCAGCCTGGACTGCGAGCGCTTCCCCGGGGACGAGGACATGTGCCTGGCCCCGCTCGCCAAGGACCATAAATACCTGCACAAAG TCCTACCAAAGCCTACCTGCCAGACCTGCCCAGCAGTGGAGGAATTCTTTACACACAAAAGAGTTCTTGAAGTTTTCTGTGATAGTAACTTTG CAGTGAAAGTCAAGCTGTCCAAGAAGAGCACAGCATTTGAGGACCAAGAGTATAACATTGAATGCCAGGTGGAATTCATTACCCAGGGCTCACTCTTGCCATATGAAGCTCAGAGTATGATACAACAGTGGCTGCtaattaatgaaaaatgcatAGAGAGGATGACTCCAACCCACCGTCCCATGGTGTATCTCCTTGTGGGGAATGTTGAAGAGGGCATTGTTTTAGTAAAACAGATTTATCGCTGGCAGAGGAAGGACTCCCAGCTGACTCTGGCCACCCAGAAGTGGAGATACCATAAATGcttataa